One Apteryx mantelli isolate bAptMan1 chromosome 2, bAptMan1.hap1, whole genome shotgun sequence genomic window, TCTCAGTGGGTGACCTGGGACCTGTTGTGCCCGCTCTTAAACACCATGTACACTGTGAATTTCTACAGTGGTGTCTTTTTGGTGAGCTGCATGAGTCTGGACATGTACCTGCAGATAGTCTATGCTTGCTCTCCTCGCAACTCAATGACGCAGAGGAAGTCCATCCTTATCTTGTCAGTGGTTTGGATCCTTTCCATACTTCTCTCTGTTCCTGATGGCATCTTCACAAACATCAAGCAAATCCACAACAAAACTGTCGTGTGCACTCATGATTATGGTCAGAAACACTTATTTTGGAAAGTTGTTTTTCAGGCCATTCAAAACATCCTGGGCTTCCTTGTTCCGTTCCTTTTCATGGTGTTCTGCTATTCCCGCATAGTGTGTGTCCTCACCACTTCTGCCATTCCCAGATCAAGGAGAGCACTCTGCTTAGTCTTTACTCTGGtgggtgttttctttcttctgtggtcCCCTTACAACATTGTCCTCATCCTTCACTCCCTGCAAGATGTCGGTGTGATCAGCAACTGCGAAAGGAGTAGGCAACTGGACTATGCCACGCAGATCACGGAAAGTTTGTCCTTGGTCCATTGCTGTCTCAACCCCTTGCTCTACGCTTTTGTGAAGAAACGATTTCGGTTGTACTTATGGAAGATCCCTAGGGCCATTATGAGAAGAAGTGGTTTCCTCGACATGCAGCTTTCAGAAACAAGTCAGTCTTGTAGCAGATATGCTGCTCAGATAGAAATGTTGAGTATCACAAATGCATGATAAATGTTTACATTACACTGAAAGAAATGCATGAACATGTATGTCCTCTGTGATGTATTTTACTGGTCCCGGCCATGCGATGGAGTTGGTGTGAGCCCACAGCACTGGGTAACCAGAAATCTCATCCTAGAGCCAGCATCAGGATGAGGATTGCCCACATTCAGAATGGAAAACTAAAAGTGTGCGGTTTTTTTGTTGTAACCAGAGTTATTATAAAAGGATTGTCCAGCATTTATGGTCATGGAAGAAGCCCATTTTCTGTCAGGGGTATGTCAAAGGTGAAGCATTAGTGAATGAAGGAGTACTTTATGTAGATCATGTGCACTGAAACCTGCAGACCTGAGACCTTGTGCAGAAATTCTCACTCATAGATCGCGAAGTGACTGATCAAGGAGAGCAATTTCATGATGCCCACTGCTCGTGGTACAGGTGGCGGGGAAGGATTTCCAGTGGCCATCCATCAGGCCAAACACAGGTGGCCAGAAGCCCAATCTAGGGGGGTTTCCCCTGGCTTTTGGCATCTGCCAGATAGATGTGTTCAACTGAGCTGATCCCTTTGTCTACCAATAGACACCTTGGGAGGAATTAGGCACTTTTAAGTTCTGAGTCATCCAACCAGTTATGGGTTTCTCCATTAGGATGAGCTGCGCCACACTCAAATCTATTGAGCAGGATATTGCGTGTCTGAGGGGTGGTAAATCAAGCCCTCAGCATCTTTGGCGAGGGGAGGATTTaactaggaaggaaggaaggaggctggatctcagaaacagaagagaagaaaagggagacaCACAGAGTACTTTAGGGGAAAGAAATGGGGTGCAAGTCTGATGGGGACACAGTCTGGCCAGTACGAGCAGGTGTTCAGCCTTGCAATGCTGCATAAAATATTGCTTCGAC contains:
- the ACKR2 gene encoding atypical chemokine receptor 2 isoform X2, whose product is MATLLDTGDYPANSSDYSYEYLDEADYMLYGLCTKEEALSFSRVFLPAFYTVVFLVGLAGNGLLFIVLIMYIKKKKKTTEVYLLNLVISDFLLLITLPFWALYISQWVTWDLLCPLLNTMYTVNFYSGVFLVSCMSLDMYLQIVYACSPRNSMTQRKSILILSVVWILSILLSVPDGIFTNIKQIHNKTVVCTHDYGQKHLFWKVVFQAIQNILGFLVPFLFMVFCYSRIVCVLTTSAIPRSRRALCLVFTLVGVFFLLWSPYNIVLILHSLQDVGVISNCERSRQLDYATQITESLSLVHCCLNPLLYAFVKKRFRLYLWKIPRAIMRRSGFLDMQLSETSQSCSRYAAQIEMLSITNA
- the ACKR2 gene encoding atypical chemokine receptor 2 isoform X1; amino-acid sequence: MGTGNGGEEAVLHGIAWDKYLSRLSHGDAAGSHLSNVTSNVATTPMATLLDTGDYPANSSDYSYEYLDEADYMLYGLCTKEEALSFSRVFLPAFYTVVFLVGLAGNGLLFIVLIMYIKKKKKTTEVYLLNLVISDFLLLITLPFWALYISQWVTWDLLCPLLNTMYTVNFYSGVFLVSCMSLDMYLQIVYACSPRNSMTQRKSILILSVVWILSILLSVPDGIFTNIKQIHNKTVVCTHDYGQKHLFWKVVFQAIQNILGFLVPFLFMVFCYSRIVCVLTTSAIPRSRRALCLVFTLVGVFFLLWSPYNIVLILHSLQDVGVISNCERSRQLDYATQITESLSLVHCCLNPLLYAFVKKRFRLYLWKIPRAIMRRSGFLDMQLSETSQSCSRYAAQIEMLSITNA